In a single window of the Elaeis guineensis isolate ETL-2024a chromosome 4, EG11, whole genome shotgun sequence genome:
- the LOC105043551 gene encoding subtilisin-like protease — MQRDLEIRCNTGRYVRANTEGSYIDGLVMSSCTTPFKGSQCRPTGLESYYKSFLPDSISESAETRLIYCYSEVLSGFAAKLTEVEAKSMAKKPGFLRAYPDRLIPLLTTHTPDFLGLHQGRGLWQPSGLGKGVIIGILDTGLHATHPSFNDDGMPPPPSKWKGSCEFPAGCNNKLIGAKSFPNSGVGAPDDEVGHGTHTASTAAGNFVQKVESFGLASGTSAGMAPHAHLAIYQVCKEDGCSGSDILAGLDAAVKDGVDVLSLSLGATSMPFNVDPIAIGSFGATEKGILVVCAAGNDGVASSVTNEAPWILTVGASSVDRNFRSVVTLGNGEQLYGESLNQPKSFKPSSLPLVYPNDGTCFTVDANITGKVAVCDAAGDEQEIAEGIKIAGGAAVIFLNPQLADYSIVLRDIEFPSSKMTYEDASKIKKYVNTTRKPTASITFDGTVLGVSPAPVVAYFSSRGPSTVTPGILKPDISGPGLNIMAAWPVQVGSGKNGAKTFNIISGTSMATPHLSGIAALIKSAHPDWSPAAIKSAIMTTSDVASNNRKPILDEKHLPASFFAMGAGHVNPSKAADPGLIYDLDVDDYIRYLCGLLSGNVGEIVRRNISCSKFGSISEAELNYPSMVLPPGSTVNRTVTNVGKANDVYKVEVEAPKGAKVTVTPPILEFSKVKEKKTFTVRVIGGQSGAEGNLRWVSRGHVVRSPIVIDTKISLSTFSLYFLSLEFSLSSWNFSL; from the coding sequence TTCATGTACTACCCCCTTCAAAGGCTCCCAATGCCGCCCCACTGGTCTCGAAAGCTACTACAAATCCTTCTTGCCGGACTCTATTTCTGAGTCGGCTGAGACGCGGCTGATCTACTGCTACTCGGAAGTGCTCAGCGGTTTCGCTGCAAAGCTAACCGAGGTGGAGGCGAAGAGCATGGCCAAGAAGCCTGGCTTTCTGCGTGCCTATCCGGACAGGCTCATACCGCTACTCACCACCCACACGCCCGACTTCCTTGGCCTTCATCAAGGGAGGGGGCTATGGCAACCTTCTGGCCTTGGCAAGGGGGTAATTATTGGAATTTTGGACACTGGACTCCACGCCACACATCCTTCATTCAATGATGATGGAATGCCGCCTCCCCCTTCCAAATGGAAGGGGTCGTGCGAATTCCCCGCTGGTTGCAATAACAAGCTCATCGGCGCCAAGTCCTTCCCCAATTCTGGAGTGGGTGCCCCAGACGATGAAGTTGGGCATGGCACTCACACTGCAAGCACTGCTGCGGGAAACTTTGTGCAGAAAGTTGAATCTTTTGGGCTCGCAAGCGGGACGTCAGCGGGAATGGCACCTCATGCACATCTGGCCATCTACCAGGTGTGCAAGGAAGACGGCTGCTCCGGTTCTGATATTCTAGCCGGGCTAGATGCAGCCGTAAAAGATGGTGTCGATGTGCTCTCGCTCTCTCTTGGTGCAACTTCTATGCCTTTTAACGTTGACCCCATTGCCATCGGCTCCTTTGGTGCCACTGAAAAAGGGATTCTTGTCGTTTGTGCTGCTGGTAATGATGGCGTTGCTAGCTCAGTTACAAACGAGGCCCCATGGATACTCACCGTGGGCGCCAGTTCCGTGGACAGAAACTTCCGATCCGTTGTGACGCTTGGTAATGGAGAGCAACTCTATGGTGAGTCTCTTAATCAACCTAAAAGCTTCAAACCCTCCTCGCTTCCTCTAGTCTACCCCAACGATGGCACCTGCTTCACTGTGGATGCCAATATTACTGGCAAGGTCGCGGTGTGCGATGCTGCTGGAGATGAACAAGAGATAGCTGAAGGCATCAAGATTGCAGGTGGGGCTGCGGTGATATTCCTCAACCCTCAGCTTGCTGACTATTCCATTGTTCTTCGAGATATCGAATTCCCTTCGTCCAAAATGACCTATGAAGATGCCTCCAAGATTAAAAAATATGTGAATACAACAAGGAAGCCAACTGCCTCTATCACCTTCGATGGTACGGTTCTTGGAGTATCCCCGGCTCCCGTGGTTGCCTACTTCTCTTCCAGGGGACCGAGCACGGTGACCCCGGGCATTCTAAAGCCCGACATCTCGGGACCGGGCCTTAACATCATGGCTGCTTGGCCTGTCCAGGTGGGATCTGGGAAAAATGGTGCAAAGACCTTCAACATTATTTCTGGTACCTCCATGGCAACCCCTCACTTGAGTGGCATTGCAGCACTGATCAAGAGTGCACACCCGGATTGGTCGCCAGCTGCGATCAAGTCTGCTATCATGACAACTTCTGATGTTGCGAGCAATAATAGGAAGCCGATCCTGGATGAGAAACACTTACCAGCGAGCTTCTTTGCAATGGGTGCCGGCCATGTGAACCCATCAAAGGCTGCTGATCCAGGGCTGATTTATGACCTGGATGTCGATGATTATATTCGGTACCTCTGTGGCTTGTTAAGCGGCAATGTGGGTGAGATTGTTCGCCGGAATATTAGCTGTTCTAAGTTTGGGAGCATTTCTGAAGCTGAGCTTAACTACCCATCCATGGTACTGCCTCCCGGATCTACAGTGAACCGAACAGTGACCAATGTTGGGAAGGCAAATGATGTATACAAAGTCGAGGTGGAAGCACCGAAGGGCGCAAAAGTTACCGTCACTCCACCGATCCTTGAGTTTTCaaaggtgaaagaaaagaagaccTTCACCGTGCGTGTGATTGGTGGGCAGAGTGGTGCGGAGGGGAATTTGAGGTGGGTTTCTCGTGGGCATGTTGTTAGAAGCCCCATTGTCATC